The following coding sequences lie in one Phoenix dactylifera cultivar Barhee BC4 unplaced genomic scaffold, palm_55x_up_171113_PBpolish2nd_filt_p 002466F, whole genome shotgun sequence genomic window:
- the LOC103698391 gene encoding protein PHR1-LIKE 3-like isoform X2 translates to MGSQGTGSSLPSPSSRLMAQGLNDGCNEAMRVQMELQRRLHEQLEVQRHLQIRIEAQGKYLHSMLERACNALIDPNLGLIGLASIRCDSLSCPNIETDDCLGHPHVSLKLPSLSEIAAACMEEKSLNRAMAQIAECSVDSCLTSTESPGKHQYWVRRQLR, encoded by the exons atgggaagccaaggaaCTGGATCATCATTACCATCACCATCATCAAGATTAATGGCCCAAGGCTTGAATGA CGGATGTAATGAAGCAATGAGAGTACAGATGGAACTTCAAAGGAGGCTGCATGAACAACTTGAGG TTCAGCGGCATCTTCAGATACGGATCGAGGCGCAAGGAAAATACCTTCACTCAATGCTAGAAAGGGCTTGCAATGCTCTCATCGACCCAAATCTTGGACTAATAGGACTTGCATCGATCAGATGTGACTCCCTGAGTTGCCCGAACATTGAAACAGATGATTGCCTAGGCCACCCACATGTATCTCTCAAACTGCCATCTTTATCGGAGATTGCAGCTGCATGCATGGAAGAGAAATCTTTGAACAGAGCAATGGCACAGATTGCTGAATGCTCAGTTGATAGCTGTCTGACATCAACAGAAAGCCCTGGAAAGCACCAGTATTGGGTTCGCAGGCAGCTGCGTTGA